The genomic stretch TGTTTAATCTCTGCAACAACACCAGCAGTTGCAAACTGCTCAATGTCACTCAAATCACGCCCGTCCCATGACTTTTGAAGACGTGTGTATATTGCTTTAGCACCTTCAAGAAAGTCCTCAGAATCAAAGCCGGCAGGAACGCCTATTTCAGGACTGACCTGCTCTGCCCCTTGGGGAGCAGACATGGGAGACTCTTTAGGCTTTGACGACAGATGGTCCCAGGCACTATTAGAATTCTGCTCTCTGCGACTGTTGATATCTACAGGATTACCTTGCCGTGGAGCAGATTTATTTTGCTGAGCACCGGGCTGACCCAAGATAGCGCCTAACCCGCCTCTACGTCGAACAAACTTGATACCAAAGTAAATCAATGCCCCAATAATTATTATATTTAAGAATCCACCACCGCCGCCGCCGCCCATTCCTCCGCCACCAAGCATGGATCCAAGAAATGTTCCGGCCAAAAGTCCGCCCATAAGCCCCATACCGGGACGGGCAAGTCCACTTTGAGCTCCAGCTGCACCTGTTGCTCCAGCAGCTTTAGTTGATGTAGGAGCTGTTGTTGTCGGTTTCTTATAAGATTTTGAAAAAGATGACTTACTTCCAAAGGATCTACCACCACCAAATCTTCTTGCGTCTGCATCCCCAACCATAAGAGCAAGCAAACAAATCATTGTCAGAGGAAGAGCCACGTAACCTAGTAGTTTCATCTAATACCTCATAGTATTTAAATTAAAAAAAATCTGCGACAAAGGCCGCAGACTTAATATTAATACCCAATTCAAGGCTGTCTAGTAAAAAGATTCAATTAGAAAGGTTATTTCTACAATAATTTTACTTTTTTCATTGCCTCTTCAACATTCGCAGAGGTGATAGGCTTAACCAGATATTCGTCAGCACCGCCCTTAAAAAGGGCATTCATAACATTTTTAGGATCGTCAAGAGCTGTCGTCATAATGACCTTAACTTCTCTTTTAGGGGGAATTGAATAGAGCTCTTCCAGTTGGCGGATCTTTTGCAATGCTTCATGTCCATCCATTTCCGGCATCATTATATCCATGCAAATCAGGTCGTAAGGAGGACCACTGCTAAGAGACACTTCAAAAATCCTGACAGCCTCTATTCCATCTGAGGCTGTGTCACACTCTCCATATTTTACCATTAAATGAGAAATAAACTTCATGCTTGCGACTTCATCTTCAACAACTAATATTTTCATAAAACACCCCTTGGAATATACTACTCTCGACAACTCAAAGAGCAATCCAATCCTAAATCACCAGTTAATCATAAATAATGAATGTTATCTTTTTTCTTATCATTAATGACCTTGCGGTCAGTCAAAATCAAAGGTAGTTATCCATCAAAACTTAATTAGGACATAACATGATTGATACGATTTTATCCATTCCTTTTTTCATAAATGCACAGCTCGGAACAGGTCCTCACTGGGACCATTGGCCTTTCGGACCTGGCTATGGCGATCTTAACGCTTCACTTTTAAAAATTGCTTTTTGTGCATTAATTCTTGGCTTCATCATTGTATTCTTGAGAGTTCTGTTTGGTCCCAAAGGGATTTTCAGAGATCATGAAATGGACCGAGAAGCCGAAGAAATGCGTGCGCAACAACTTAAAACACTTGAAGAAAATTTAAAATCCGGAGAAATTTCTGAACTTGATTACAAGTTCACTAAAAAGAAAATTCTGCACTAATAATTTTTATGATAAAGTTTAAAGAGATATTCAAAAGTTTCAGCTCACCATACTTAAAAGTAGCAAATGAACGTGAACATTCAGACTATCAGCTGAAATACGATCATTCATTGCGGGTGTTTGAAAATTGCCAAGGTATCTGTGAATCTTTAGACCTCACTCCAGAGCAAACTCAAACAGCTGAAATTGCCGCACTTTTTCACGACACAGGCCGCTTTCCACAATATTTTAAATATAAAACATTTAAAGATAGCGACTCGTGCAACCATGCAACAATGGGCGTGAAACAAATTATTCGCGGAAAGCTCCTTAGAGATTTGCCTAAATCACAACTTAGGATCATACTCGGTGCGATTGCCTTGCATAATCGCATGGCAATACCTGCCCATATCCCAGAGCAATTGCGGACCGTAACGCAAATAATCCGGGATTCGGACAAAATTGATATCATGGGTATTATGCTTGCGCATATGAGTGATAGCAAACACCTTGGCTCAGTTGCCTTAATGGGTCTTGAAGAAAAACCTGATGAAGTTACTGGTTCGGTGCTATCTTCTGTAGAGTCCGGCAAGCAAGCAATTTACACAGATATGACCTGCATAAACGACTTTAGACTGCTCATTTTGAGTTGGGCGTATGACCTGAACTATAAATGGTCAAAAAAGCAAATGATCGACCGTAATGTAGTTAGGCAAATATTCTCTCAACTACCTGATATTCCGAGAGTTGCTAGCTTGTACGATCCTATTATGAACCATCTGAATTCATAATAAGAAATTTGTTATAAGACTTATTGGTTTCTTGCTTTTTCAAATTTGGTACTTATTTATCGGTTAGAATTATTTTATTATACTGTAAACCACTAATACAATGGACACTGAAACATGATCGAAGCTAATCAAGATATTATCATACTAGGAGCTGGCCCCGGAGGCCTACAAGCCGCTATTCACGCAGCAAGAAAAGGACTTAAAGTTCTTGTTCTAGGTAAAAATGATAAAAGCAGTCTCTGGTGGGCACATATCGAAAACTTTTGTTGTACTCTTGAAATTTCCGGTGAACAAATTTTAAAAACAGGCCAGCAACAAGCAGAAAGCTTTGGAGCGATCTTCTTTAATGAAGATGTTCTAAGCATTGTTCCGCCAGACCTGATGTCACTTGATGGCAGCGGTTTCACTGTGAACAGCGAAACAAAAACCTTCAAGGCTAAAGCCGTCATTATATGCACAGGAACGACCCGCAACAAACTAGGCGTTCCCGGCGAAAAAGCCCTTTTCGGAAAAGGGGTCAGCTATTGTGTTGAGTGCGACGGAAACTTCTTCAAAGGCGAAGAAGTTGTTGTCGTAGGCGGGGAAAGTGCTGCAGCAGGCGGTGCTCTTCACCTGACACACTTAGCATCCAAAACTCATTTGGTGGCAAAAGAATTCTCATTCGCGCCAGAACTTATGCAGCGCCTCAAAGATTCGGGTGTCATAATTCACGAAGGCGTAGAAGTTAAAGAAATCACAGGCGATGCCGGTGTTGACGGTTTGGTTCTCGATAATGGAACCACACTTGGCGTTACAGGTGTCTTCATTGAACTCGGAGCGAAGGGAGTCATGTCTCTTGCGGCAGAGCTAGGAATCACACTTGATGAATCAATGAAATTCATTGAAACAGATAAACAACAGCGCACCAACGTGCCTGGACTTTTTGCAGCGGGCGATATCTGCGGGCCTCCACTACAGATGGCAAAGGCTGTCGGAGAAGGCTGTGTAGCAGGTCTTGCTGCCGCTAAGTTTGCAAAAAAACTTTAGCACAACGCGAACAAGGTTATACTAAAGCCCGCTTTCAAAATGCCTATACAGACATTTTGGAAACGGGCTTTTTTTTACCATATAGAGTGCAATCTTACAGACAATATTAGTTCAAGCTACCTAGATTACTACATAATACCATTTATCAGCTCAGCAGAACAAGTACATCCTGACCTAACGGGATGAATAAATGTAGTTGGGATATAAGAAAGCAGTTCCCACCTTTGCTCCAGCAGTATCAGACTGTATAACACCAACCCTCGCGACGATGTTAATGCCTGTACCACTTAGGCCTCGGCAAACTTCTTCGTAAAAACCGCTAGAATCCTTTTCATATTTAGGCGGCAGCAAATAAAGCCCTGACCACCCAGAATACCCCACCCCTGCAAGATTCTCCAAAATCGAAACACGCATATTTTCCGGTCTGTGAGAAATCAAAAAGACTGGAACATTGTGCATCAGCAACGAATCATAGAGTTCCAAAGTAGGCCGTAACACAGGCAAAATTCCTAAAATAACATTGGAATCCACTTCTTTGCGCCCGCTTACATTATCCGAAAAACCCTGTTTTTTGCGTATTTTATAGGTAGAGACTAAAACATCTTCCACCGACATCACCACTGCCGGATATTTCATACCTCCGACAACAGCCTTTTCTACAGCATCCGCAATTTCTTTCACGGAAGCCTGAACATCCAGTAGATATT from Maridesulfovibrio frigidus DSM 17176 encodes the following:
- a CDS encoding Tim44 domain-containing protein; translated protein: MKLLGYVALPLTMICLLALMVGDADARRFGGGRSFGSKSSFSKSYKKPTTTAPTSTKAAGATGAAGAQSGLARPGMGLMGGLLAGTFLGSMLGGGGMGGGGGGGFLNIIIIGALIYFGIKFVRRRGGLGAILGQPGAQQNKSAPRQGNPVDINSRREQNSNSAWDHLSSKPKESPMSAPQGAEQVSPEIGVPAGFDSEDFLEGAKAIYTRLQKSWDGRDLSDIEQFATAGVVAEIKQQLADDPSPSKTDIMLINARLLEVKEEGSQILATVYYDVLLREDANESQPSQIREVWSFVKENNESAMWKLDGLQQLED
- a CDS encoding response regulator translates to MKILVVEDEVASMKFISHLMVKYGECDTASDGIEAVRIFEVSLSSGPPYDLICMDIMMPEMDGHEALQKIRQLEELYSIPPKREVKVIMTTALDDPKNVMNALFKGGADEYLVKPITSANVEEAMKKVKLL
- a CDS encoding HD domain-containing protein, with amino-acid sequence MIKFKEIFKSFSSPYLKVANEREHSDYQLKYDHSLRVFENCQGICESLDLTPEQTQTAEIAALFHDTGRFPQYFKYKTFKDSDSCNHATMGVKQIIRGKLLRDLPKSQLRIILGAIALHNRMAIPAHIPEQLRTVTQIIRDSDKIDIMGIMLAHMSDSKHLGSVALMGLEEKPDEVTGSVLSSVESGKQAIYTDMTCINDFRLLILSWAYDLNYKWSKKQMIDRNVVRQIFSQLPDIPRVASLYDPIMNHLNS
- a CDS encoding NAD(P)/FAD-dependent oxidoreductase; its protein translation is MIEANQDIIILGAGPGGLQAAIHAARKGLKVLVLGKNDKSSLWWAHIENFCCTLEISGEQILKTGQQQAESFGAIFFNEDVLSIVPPDLMSLDGSGFTVNSETKTFKAKAVIICTGTTRNKLGVPGEKALFGKGVSYCVECDGNFFKGEEVVVVGGESAAAGGALHLTHLASKTHLVAKEFSFAPELMQRLKDSGVIIHEGVEVKEITGDAGVDGLVLDNGTTLGVTGVFIELGAKGVMSLAAELGITLDESMKFIETDKQQRTNVPGLFAAGDICGPPLQMAKAVGEGCVAGLAAAKFAKKL
- a CDS encoding HAD family acid phosphatase, whose protein sequence is MFARIFIILLILNVAGCVSTTAKRLKDTGQMVSIPDARTRVLEYHESGQYLLDVQASVKEIADAVEKAVVGGMKYPAVVMSVEDVLVSTYKIRKKQGFSDNVSGRKEVDSNVILGILPVLRPTLELYDSLLMHNVPVFLISHRPENMRVSILENLAGVGYSGWSGLYLLPPKYEKDSSGFYEEVCRGLSGTGINIVARVGVIQSDTAGAKVGTAFLYPNYIYSSR